Proteins from a genomic interval of Arvicola amphibius chromosome 10, mArvAmp1.2, whole genome shotgun sequence:
- the LOC119825341 gene encoding olfactory receptor 5K3-like yields the protein MTEDNYSLTTEFILLGFSDHPELKTLLFLVFLAIYLVTMVGNVGLVVLIYMERHLHTPMYIFLGNLALMDSCCSCAITPKMLENFFSVDRRISLYECMAQFYFLCLAETTDCFLLAAMAYDRYVAICNPLQYHTMMSKKLCLQMTAGAYIAGNLHSVIHIGFLFRLTFCRSHVINHFFCDVLPLYRLSCVDPYINELMILIFSGSVQIFSITIVLISYFYILFTIFTMKSKEGRSKALSTCASHFLSVSIFYGSLLYMYIRPSSVNEGDKDIPVAIFYTLVIPLLNPFIYSLRNKEVINVIKRTMKKR from the coding sequence TTCTCAGATCACCCAGAACTAAAGACCCTTCTATTCCTGGTGTTCTTAGCCATCTATCTGGTCACCATGGTGGGGAATGTGGGGCTGGTGGTCTTGATCTACATGGAACGCCATcttcacacacccatgtacatCTTTCTGGGAAACTTGGCTCTCATGGATTCCTGCTGCTCCTGTGCCATCACTCCCAAGATGCTAGAGAACTTCTTTTCTGTGGACAGAAGGATTTCTCTGTATGAATGTATGgcacagttttattttctctgtcttgctgAAACTACAGATTGCTTTCTTCTGGCAgcaatggcctatgaccgctatgtggccatatGTAACCCTCTGCAGTACCACACCATGATGTCCAAGAAGCTCTGCCTTCAAATGACCGCAGGAGCCTACATAGCAGGAAACTTGCATTCAGTCATTCACATAGGGTTCTTGTTTAGGTTAACTTTCTGTAGGTCTCATGTAATCAATCACTTCTTTTGTGATGTCCTTCCACTATATAGACTCTCATGTGTTGACCCTTATATCAATGAATTGATGATACTCATCTTTTCAGGATCTGTTCAAATCTTTTCCATTACTATAGTCCTGATATCTTATTTCTACATCCTTTTTACTATATTCACAATGAAGTCCAAAGAGGGAAGAAGCAAAGCCTTATCAActtgtgcttcccactttctgtctGTGTCGATATTCTATGGTTCTCTTCTCTACATGTATATTCGACCAAGTTCAGTTAATGAGGGGGATAAAGATATACCTGTTGCTATTTTTTATACTCTAGTAATCCCATTATTAAACCCTTTTATTTATAGTTTGAGAAATAAGGAAGTAATAAATGTGATTAAAAGAACCATGAAGAAGAGATGA